From Nitrososphaerota archaeon, the proteins below share one genomic window:
- a CDS encoding glycine cleavage system protein H has translation MIEVNGYKILENLLYSKDHTWAKIEDDKARVGITDYGQKSAGKIMFVRFRPKGTISQSQGLGTIETAKWVGVVKSPVSGEIIEINPKLRDNPSLINESPYEDGWIAIIKLSKFEEDKKNLMTAEEAAKWLKEEILKSKK, from the coding sequence ATGATAGAAGTTAATGGATATAAAATTCTTGAAAATTTGCTTTATAGCAAAGATCATACATGGGCTAAAATTGAAGATGATAAAGCAAGGGTAGGAATTACTGATTATGGTCAAAAATCAGCTGGTAAAATAATGTTTGTTAGATTCAGACCAAAGGGAACAATCTCTCAATCACAAGGACTTGGTACTATTGAAACTGCAAAATGGGTTGGCGTTGTAAAATCTCCTGTTTCAGGAGAAATAATTGAAATAAATCCTAAATTAAGAGATAATCCAAGCTTAATAAATGAAAGTCCATATGAAGATGGATGGATAGCAATAATAAAATTATCAAAATTTGAAGAAGATAAAAAGAATTTAATGACCGCAGAAGAAGCAGCTAAATGGTTAAAAGAGGAAATATTAAAATCTAAAAAGTAA
- a CDS encoding mechanosensitive ion channel, with the protein MFNYNIFEKLISIIFSFSIMDYLPIIITSSIIVLITLIVYLFFRKVIIKSIAIINKSIAYKIDLIGSIIIWIISFTILFKEFGIDFPSSMIIYSALILGLIISLRDVLSNIFAYFMINSSDIIRVGEVIRINEYNGKVIKINSLYTTIITHDYVIVNIPNNMLLHSIIENESRPGILLISIPIEIDPSKIDINEAKLIMLKSSEVAKSDLAPEKVPEVRVLKISSDKVILELRVYILNPAKKEAIEALLKDKIYQKIESIKR; encoded by the coding sequence TTGTTTAATTATAATATTTTTGAAAAATTAATTTCAATAATTTTCTCATTTTCCATAATGGATTATTTACCTATAATTATAACTTCATCAATAATTGTTTTAATAACACTTATAGTATACTTATTTTTTAGAAAAGTTATTATAAAAAGTATAGCAATAATAAATAAATCTATTGCTTATAAAATTGATTTAATAGGAAGTATAATTATATGGATTATTAGCTTTACAATATTATTTAAAGAATTTGGTATAGATTTCCCATCAAGTATGATCATTTATTCTGCTTTAATACTTGGATTAATTATATCTTTAAGAGATGTTTTATCTAACATATTTGCTTATTTTATGATAAATTCATCAGACATTATTAGAGTTGGAGAAGTTATAAGAATCAATGAATATAATGGAAAAGTTATAAAAATAAACTCATTATATACTACAATAATAACACATGACTATGTAATAGTAAATATTCCAAATAATATGCTTTTACATAGTATTATAGAAAATGAAAGTAGGCCTGGAATACTTTTAATTTCAATTCCAATTGAAATAGATCCAAGTAAAATAGATATAAATGAAGCTAAATTAATAATGTTAAAAAGCTCTGAAGTTGCTAAAAGTGATTTAGCTCCTGAAAAAGTTCCAGAAGTTAGAGTTTTAAAAATATCAAGTGATAAAGTAATTCTTGAACTGAGAGTATACATTCTTAATCCAGCTAAGAAAGAGGCGATTGAGGCGCTCTTAAAAGATAAAATTTACCAAAAAATAGAATCTATAAAGAGATAG
- a CDS encoding DNA-directed RNA polymerase subunit P: protein MSGERKILYQCLRCGFTFEEEKVSKRISDTRCPSCGYYVIRKIRGKTAKIITTSKLEEEEKLI from the coding sequence ATGAGTGGAGAAAGAAAAATATTATATCAATGCTTAAGATGCGGATTTACTTTTGAAGAAGAAAAAGTTTCTAAAAGAATAAGCGATACAAGATGCCCTTCTTGTGGATATTATGTAATAAGAAAAATTAGAGGAAAAACTGCAAAAATAATTACGACTTCAAAACTTGAGGAAGAAGAAAAATTAATATAA